The Malus domestica chromosome 06, GDT2T_hap1 genome has a segment encoding these proteins:
- the LOC103420127 gene encoding cinnamoyl-CoA reductase 1-like — translation MVGGTTDQKEKVCVTGAGGFTGSWLVNLLLSKDYVVHGTVRQPGDSKYDHLNKLEKASENLKLFKADLLDYDSLRLAIEGCSGVFHVASPIPTYLKDSDPEEFLEPAIKGTLNVLKACKEANVKRVVVVSSLAAVIMNPEWPKDQVKDETCWSVPEYLKTTKKWYYLSKTEAEREALEFGKRNGLEVVTVCPSLILGPILQSTRKCSSFLVVMTIKGDLESLPCNYWTFVDVRDLAEALLLAYKKSEAAGERYICHSHSIGIRDVVEKYLRPTYPDYKYPKNLTYAEEEVQHINSEKLQKLGWTFRPVEETLNDSIESHRKAGIVG, via the exons ATGGTGGGTGGGACGACTGATCAGAAAGAAAAAGTATGCGTGACTGGAGCTGGAGGATTTACTGGCTCTTGGCTCGTCAACCTCCTTCTCTCCAAGGACTATGTTGTTCATGGAACCGTCAGGCAACCAG GAGACAGCAAGTATGATCACTTGAACAAGCTTGAGAAAGCATCAGAGAACCTCAAACTGTTCAAGGCAGATTTGTTGGACTACGACTCTCTTCGTTTGGCCATTGAAGGTTGCAGCGGAGTCTTCCATGTTGCCAGCCCTATACCCACTTATCTTAAAGACTCAGACCCTGAG GAGTTTCTCGAACCAGCAATAAAGGGAACGCTGAATGTACTCAAGGCTTGCAAAGAAGCCAACGTGAAGAGAGTTGTAGTTGTGTCGTCTTTAGCCGCTGTTATTATGAACCCGGAGTGGCCTAAGGATCAAGTCAAGGACGAGACTTGTTGGTCCGTTCCCGAATATTTGAAAACAACCAAGAAATGGTACTATCTTTCGAAAACGGAAGCAGAACGCGAGGCTCTGGAGTTTGGAAAAAGGAATGGACTTGAGGTTGTGACTGTTTGTCCTTCTCTCATTTTGGGGCCAATTTTGCAATCCACTCGCAAATGCAGTAGCTTTCTCGTTGTTATGACTATAAAAG GTGATCTTGAGTCCTTGCCATGCAATTACTGGACGTTCGTGGATGTTCGTGATTTAGCTGAAGCGCTGCTTCTTGCATACAAGAAGTCTGAGGCTGCAGGAGAAAGATACATATGCCATTCACACTCAATTGGCATACGAGATGTGGTGGAGAAATACTTAAGGCCTACATATCCCGATTACAAGTACCCCAAGAA CCTTACCTACGCAGAGGAAGAAGTACAACACATTAATTCCGAAAAATTGCAGAAGTTGGGTTGGACTTTCCGGCCAGTTGAGGAAACGCTTAATGATTCTATTGAAAGCCACCGGAAGGCTGGAATCGTGGGTTAG
- the LOC103409399 gene encoding uncharacterized protein isoform X4, with the protein MSSGSSSSPSGFQFPNSSSPFGDTTYTKVFVGGLAWETHSDTMRRHFDQFGQILEAVVIIDKNSGRSKGYGFVTFREPEAAARACADPTPIIDGRRANCNLASLRQSRPPMPYGCPRPASPYIGGVQATRGAYIGGYGYQQPLSYNYQQGLVYPPYGACNSKYAMPCRFPKSGDEKVIVAEDMCPDQCLLNRYATYGPDYAYSQGLYNPYVGQQYLQIYGLPGTANTSPYPYEQLGQTIPGGQGYPTVHGYAMPAQQIIQFGAPSVNAVTTSPVPQVQAAYPTGILRLQQD; encoded by the exons ATG AGTTCTGGGTCGAGTTCTAGTCCCTCTGGATTCCAATTCCCCAATTCCAGTTCCCCTTTTGGTGACACCACCTACACCAAGGTCTTTGTTGGGGGGCTCGCCTGGGAGACGCACAGCGACACCATGCGCCGCCATTTCGACCAGTTCGGCCAGATTCTCGAGGCCGTCGTTATTATTGATAAGAACTCCGGCCGATCCAAAGGTTATGGCTTT GTGACTTTCCGCGAACCAGAGGCCGCTGCTCGGGCCTGTGCTGATCCAACTCCAATTATCGATGGCAGGCGCGCTAATTGTAATTTGGCTTCACTCCGGCAGTCCAGGCCACCTATGCCTTATG GATGTCCAAGACCAGCTTCTCCATACATTGGAGGCGTGCAAGCTACCCGTGGGGCTTACATTGGAGGATATGGCTACCAGCAGCCTCTTTCTTACAACTATCAACAAGGATTAGTTTATCCTCCATATGG TGCGTGCAATTCAAAATATGCAATGCCATGTAGATTTCCAAAATCAG GAGACGAAAAAGTGATAGTTGCAGAGGATATGTGCCCAGATCAATGTTTATTGAACAG GTATGCAACATATGGACCTGACTACGCTTATTCACAG GGTTTATACAACCCCTATGTGGGTCAGCAATATCTTCAAATATACGGACTTCCAGGGACAGCTAAtacttctccttatccttatgAACAACTGGGTCAAACCATTCCTGGTGGTCAGGGTTATCCAACAGTTCACGGATATGCAATGCCTGCTCAGCAGATAATCCAGTTTGGTGCACCCAGTGTTAATGCAGTCACAACTTCCCCAGTCCCtcaagttcaagcagcatatCCTACGG GTATTCTTAGATTGCAGCAGGACTAA
- the LOC103409399 gene encoding uncharacterized protein isoform X2: protein MSSGSSSSPSGFQFPNSSSPFGDTTYTKVFVGGLAWETHSDTMRRHFDQFGQILEAVVIIDKNSGRSKGYGFVTFREPEAAARACADPTPIIDGRRANCNLASLRQSRPPMPYGCPRPASPYIGGVQATRGAYIGGYGYQQPLSYNYQQGLVYPPYGACNSKYAMPCRFPKSGDEKVIVAEDMCPDQCLLNRYATYGPDYAYSQGLYNPYVGQQYLQIYGLPGTANTSPYPYEQLGQTIPGGQGYPTVHGYAMPAQQIIQFGAPSVNAVTTSPVPQVQAAYPTGMVASVVAQPHFILSAPPQYMQGSGSEQRAG from the exons ATG AGTTCTGGGTCGAGTTCTAGTCCCTCTGGATTCCAATTCCCCAATTCCAGTTCCCCTTTTGGTGACACCACCTACACCAAGGTCTTTGTTGGGGGGCTCGCCTGGGAGACGCACAGCGACACCATGCGCCGCCATTTCGACCAGTTCGGCCAGATTCTCGAGGCCGTCGTTATTATTGATAAGAACTCCGGCCGATCCAAAGGTTATGGCTTT GTGACTTTCCGCGAACCAGAGGCCGCTGCTCGGGCCTGTGCTGATCCAACTCCAATTATCGATGGCAGGCGCGCTAATTGTAATTTGGCTTCACTCCGGCAGTCCAGGCCACCTATGCCTTATG GATGTCCAAGACCAGCTTCTCCATACATTGGAGGCGTGCAAGCTACCCGTGGGGCTTACATTGGAGGATATGGCTACCAGCAGCCTCTTTCTTACAACTATCAACAAGGATTAGTTTATCCTCCATATGG TGCGTGCAATTCAAAATATGCAATGCCATGTAGATTTCCAAAATCAG GAGACGAAAAAGTGATAGTTGCAGAGGATATGTGCCCAGATCAATGTTTATTGAACAG GTATGCAACATATGGACCTGACTACGCTTATTCACAG GGTTTATACAACCCCTATGTGGGTCAGCAATATCTTCAAATATACGGACTTCCAGGGACAGCTAAtacttctccttatccttatgAACAACTGGGTCAAACCATTCCTGGTGGTCAGGGTTATCCAACAGTTCACGGATATGCAATGCCTGCTCAGCAGATAATCCAGTTTGGTGCACCCAGTGTTAATGCAGTCACAACTTCCCCAGTCCCtcaagttcaagcagcatatCCTACGG GTATGGTAGCAAGTGTTGTGGCACAACCACATTTTATATTATCTGCTCCTCCTCAATATATGCAGGGTAGTGGTTCTGAGCAGAGAGCTGGGTGA
- the LOC103409399 gene encoding uncharacterized protein isoform X7: protein MSSGSSSSPSGFQFPNSSSPFGDTTYTKVFVGGLAWETHSDTMRRHFDQFGQILEAVVIIDKNSGRSKGYGFVTFREPEAAARACADPTPIIDGRRANCNLASLRQSRPPMPYGCPRPASPYIGGVQATRGAYIGGYGYQQPLSYNYQQGLVYPPYGYATYGPDYAYSQGLYNPYVGQQYLQIYGLPGTANTSPYPYEQLGQTIPGGQGYPTVHGYAMPAQQIIQFGAPSVNAVTTSPVPQVQAAYPTGMVASVVAQPHFILSAPPQYMQGSGSEQRAG from the exons ATG AGTTCTGGGTCGAGTTCTAGTCCCTCTGGATTCCAATTCCCCAATTCCAGTTCCCCTTTTGGTGACACCACCTACACCAAGGTCTTTGTTGGGGGGCTCGCCTGGGAGACGCACAGCGACACCATGCGCCGCCATTTCGACCAGTTCGGCCAGATTCTCGAGGCCGTCGTTATTATTGATAAGAACTCCGGCCGATCCAAAGGTTATGGCTTT GTGACTTTCCGCGAACCAGAGGCCGCTGCTCGGGCCTGTGCTGATCCAACTCCAATTATCGATGGCAGGCGCGCTAATTGTAATTTGGCTTCACTCCGGCAGTCCAGGCCACCTATGCCTTATG GATGTCCAAGACCAGCTTCTCCATACATTGGAGGCGTGCAAGCTACCCGTGGGGCTTACATTGGAGGATATGGCTACCAGCAGCCTCTTTCTTACAACTATCAACAAGGATTAGTTTATCCTCCATATGG GTATGCAACATATGGACCTGACTACGCTTATTCACAG GGTTTATACAACCCCTATGTGGGTCAGCAATATCTTCAAATATACGGACTTCCAGGGACAGCTAAtacttctccttatccttatgAACAACTGGGTCAAACCATTCCTGGTGGTCAGGGTTATCCAACAGTTCACGGATATGCAATGCCTGCTCAGCAGATAATCCAGTTTGGTGCACCCAGTGTTAATGCAGTCACAACTTCCCCAGTCCCtcaagttcaagcagcatatCCTACGG GTATGGTAGCAAGTGTTGTGGCACAACCACATTTTATATTATCTGCTCCTCCTCAATATATGCAGGGTAGTGGTTCTGAGCAGAGAGCTGGGTGA
- the LOC103409399 gene encoding uncharacterized protein isoform X1 encodes MAYQSSGSSSSPSGFQFPNSSSPFGDTTYTKVFVGGLAWETHSDTMRRHFDQFGQILEAVVIIDKNSGRSKGYGFVTFREPEAAARACADPTPIIDGRRANCNLASLRQSRPPMPYGCPRPASPYIGGVQATRGAYIGGYGYQQPLSYNYQQGLVYPPYGACNSKYAMPCRFPKSGDEKVIVAEDMCPDQCLLNRYATYGPDYAYSQGLYNPYVGQQYLQIYGLPGTANTSPYPYEQLGQTIPGGQGYPTVHGYAMPAQQIIQFGAPSVNAVTTSPVPQVQAAYPTGMVASVVAQPHFILSAPPQYMQGSGSEQRAG; translated from the exons ATGGCGTATCAGAGTTCTGGGTCGAGTTCTAGTCCCTCTGGATTCCAATTCCCCAATTCCAGTTCCCCTTTTGGTGACACCACCTACACCAAGGTCTTTGTTGGGGGGCTCGCCTGGGAGACGCACAGCGACACCATGCGCCGCCATTTCGACCAGTTCGGCCAGATTCTCGAGGCCGTCGTTATTATTGATAAGAACTCCGGCCGATCCAAAGGTTATGGCTTT GTGACTTTCCGCGAACCAGAGGCCGCTGCTCGGGCCTGTGCTGATCCAACTCCAATTATCGATGGCAGGCGCGCTAATTGTAATTTGGCTTCACTCCGGCAGTCCAGGCCACCTATGCCTTATG GATGTCCAAGACCAGCTTCTCCATACATTGGAGGCGTGCAAGCTACCCGTGGGGCTTACATTGGAGGATATGGCTACCAGCAGCCTCTTTCTTACAACTATCAACAAGGATTAGTTTATCCTCCATATGG TGCGTGCAATTCAAAATATGCAATGCCATGTAGATTTCCAAAATCAG GAGACGAAAAAGTGATAGTTGCAGAGGATATGTGCCCAGATCAATGTTTATTGAACAG GTATGCAACATATGGACCTGACTACGCTTATTCACAG GGTTTATACAACCCCTATGTGGGTCAGCAATATCTTCAAATATACGGACTTCCAGGGACAGCTAAtacttctccttatccttatgAACAACTGGGTCAAACCATTCCTGGTGGTCAGGGTTATCCAACAGTTCACGGATATGCAATGCCTGCTCAGCAGATAATCCAGTTTGGTGCACCCAGTGTTAATGCAGTCACAACTTCCCCAGTCCCtcaagttcaagcagcatatCCTACGG GTATGGTAGCAAGTGTTGTGGCACAACCACATTTTATATTATCTGCTCCTCCTCAATATATGCAGGGTAGTGGTTCTGAGCAGAGAGCTGGGTGA
- the LOC103409399 gene encoding uncharacterized protein isoform X5, whose protein sequence is MAYQSSGSSSSPSGFQFPNSSSPFGDTTYTKVFVGGLAWETHSDTMRRHFDQFGQILEAVVIIDKNSGRSKGYGFVTFREPEAAARACADPTPIIDGRRANCNLASLRQSRPPMPYGCPRPASPYIGGVQATRGAYIGGYGYQQPLSYNYQQGLVYPPYGACNSKYAMPCRFPKSGDEKVIVAEDMCPDQCLLNRYATYGPDYAYSQGLYNPYVGQQYLQIYGLPGTANTSPYPYEQLGQTIPGGQGYPTVHGYAMPAQQIIQFGAPSVNAVTTSPVPQVQAAYPTG, encoded by the exons ATGGCGTATCAGAGTTCTGGGTCGAGTTCTAGTCCCTCTGGATTCCAATTCCCCAATTCCAGTTCCCCTTTTGGTGACACCACCTACACCAAGGTCTTTGTTGGGGGGCTCGCCTGGGAGACGCACAGCGACACCATGCGCCGCCATTTCGACCAGTTCGGCCAGATTCTCGAGGCCGTCGTTATTATTGATAAGAACTCCGGCCGATCCAAAGGTTATGGCTTT GTGACTTTCCGCGAACCAGAGGCCGCTGCTCGGGCCTGTGCTGATCCAACTCCAATTATCGATGGCAGGCGCGCTAATTGTAATTTGGCTTCACTCCGGCAGTCCAGGCCACCTATGCCTTATG GATGTCCAAGACCAGCTTCTCCATACATTGGAGGCGTGCAAGCTACCCGTGGGGCTTACATTGGAGGATATGGCTACCAGCAGCCTCTTTCTTACAACTATCAACAAGGATTAGTTTATCCTCCATATGG TGCGTGCAATTCAAAATATGCAATGCCATGTAGATTTCCAAAATCAG GAGACGAAAAAGTGATAGTTGCAGAGGATATGTGCCCAGATCAATGTTTATTGAACAG GTATGCAACATATGGACCTGACTACGCTTATTCACAG GGTTTATACAACCCCTATGTGGGTCAGCAATATCTTCAAATATACGGACTTCCAGGGACAGCTAAtacttctccttatccttatgAACAACTGGGTCAAACCATTCCTGGTGGTCAGGGTTATCCAACAGTTCACGGATATGCAATGCCTGCTCAGCAGATAATCCAGTTTGGTGCACCCAGTGTTAATGCAGTCACAACTTCCCCAGTCCCtcaagttcaagcagcatatCCTACGG GGTAG
- the LOC103409399 gene encoding uncharacterized protein isoform X3, which produces MAYQSSGSSSSPSGFQFPNSSSPFGDTTYTKVFVGGLAWETHSDTMRRHFDQFGQILEAVVIIDKNSGRSKGYGFVTFREPEAAARACADPTPIIDGRRANCNLASLRQSRPPMPYGCPRPASPYIGGVQATRGAYIGGYGYQQPLSYNYQQGLVYPPYGACNSKYAMPCRFPKSGDEKVIVAEDMCPDQCLLNRYATYGPDYAYSQGLYNPYVGQQYLQIYGLPGTANTSPYPYEQLGQTIPGGQGYPTVHGYAMPAQQIIQFGAPSVNAVTTSPVPQVQAAYPTGILRLQQD; this is translated from the exons ATGGCGTATCAGAGTTCTGGGTCGAGTTCTAGTCCCTCTGGATTCCAATTCCCCAATTCCAGTTCCCCTTTTGGTGACACCACCTACACCAAGGTCTTTGTTGGGGGGCTCGCCTGGGAGACGCACAGCGACACCATGCGCCGCCATTTCGACCAGTTCGGCCAGATTCTCGAGGCCGTCGTTATTATTGATAAGAACTCCGGCCGATCCAAAGGTTATGGCTTT GTGACTTTCCGCGAACCAGAGGCCGCTGCTCGGGCCTGTGCTGATCCAACTCCAATTATCGATGGCAGGCGCGCTAATTGTAATTTGGCTTCACTCCGGCAGTCCAGGCCACCTATGCCTTATG GATGTCCAAGACCAGCTTCTCCATACATTGGAGGCGTGCAAGCTACCCGTGGGGCTTACATTGGAGGATATGGCTACCAGCAGCCTCTTTCTTACAACTATCAACAAGGATTAGTTTATCCTCCATATGG TGCGTGCAATTCAAAATATGCAATGCCATGTAGATTTCCAAAATCAG GAGACGAAAAAGTGATAGTTGCAGAGGATATGTGCCCAGATCAATGTTTATTGAACAG GTATGCAACATATGGACCTGACTACGCTTATTCACAG GGTTTATACAACCCCTATGTGGGTCAGCAATATCTTCAAATATACGGACTTCCAGGGACAGCTAAtacttctccttatccttatgAACAACTGGGTCAAACCATTCCTGGTGGTCAGGGTTATCCAACAGTTCACGGATATGCAATGCCTGCTCAGCAGATAATCCAGTTTGGTGCACCCAGTGTTAATGCAGTCACAACTTCCCCAGTCCCtcaagttcaagcagcatatCCTACGG GTATTCTTAGATTGCAGCAGGACTAA
- the LOC103409399 gene encoding uncharacterized protein isoform X9 — protein sequence MAYQSSGSSSSPSGFQFPNSSSPFGDTTYTKVFVGGLAWETHSDTMRRHFDQFGQILEAVVIIDKNSGRSKGYGFVTFREPEAAARACADPTPIIDGRRANCNLASLRQSRPPMPYGCPRPASPYIGGVQATRGAYIGGYGYQQPLSYNYQQGLVYPPYGYATYGPDYAYSQGLYNPYVGQQYLQIYGLPGTANTSPYPYEQLGQTIPGGQGYPTVHGYAMPAQQIIQFGAPSVNAVTTSPVPQVQAAYPTG from the exons ATGGCGTATCAGAGTTCTGGGTCGAGTTCTAGTCCCTCTGGATTCCAATTCCCCAATTCCAGTTCCCCTTTTGGTGACACCACCTACACCAAGGTCTTTGTTGGGGGGCTCGCCTGGGAGACGCACAGCGACACCATGCGCCGCCATTTCGACCAGTTCGGCCAGATTCTCGAGGCCGTCGTTATTATTGATAAGAACTCCGGCCGATCCAAAGGTTATGGCTTT GTGACTTTCCGCGAACCAGAGGCCGCTGCTCGGGCCTGTGCTGATCCAACTCCAATTATCGATGGCAGGCGCGCTAATTGTAATTTGGCTTCACTCCGGCAGTCCAGGCCACCTATGCCTTATG GATGTCCAAGACCAGCTTCTCCATACATTGGAGGCGTGCAAGCTACCCGTGGGGCTTACATTGGAGGATATGGCTACCAGCAGCCTCTTTCTTACAACTATCAACAAGGATTAGTTTATCCTCCATATGG GTATGCAACATATGGACCTGACTACGCTTATTCACAG GGTTTATACAACCCCTATGTGGGTCAGCAATATCTTCAAATATACGGACTTCCAGGGACAGCTAAtacttctccttatccttatgAACAACTGGGTCAAACCATTCCTGGTGGTCAGGGTTATCCAACAGTTCACGGATATGCAATGCCTGCTCAGCAGATAATCCAGTTTGGTGCACCCAGTGTTAATGCAGTCACAACTTCCCCAGTCCCtcaagttcaagcagcatatCCTACGG GGTAG
- the LOC103409399 gene encoding uncharacterized protein isoform X8 yields the protein MAYQSSGSSSSPSGFQFPNSSSPFGDTTYTKVFVGGLAWETHSDTMRRHFDQFGQILEAVVIIDKNSGRSKGYGFVTFREPEAAARACADPTPIIDGRRANCNLASLRQSRPPMPYGCPRPASPYIGGVQATRGAYIGGYGYQQPLSYNYQQGLVYPPYGYATYGPDYAYSQGLYNPYVGQQYLQIYGLPGTANTSPYPYEQLGQTIPGGQGYPTVHGYAMPAQQIIQFGAPSVNAVTTSPVPQVQAAYPTGILRLQQD from the exons ATGGCGTATCAGAGTTCTGGGTCGAGTTCTAGTCCCTCTGGATTCCAATTCCCCAATTCCAGTTCCCCTTTTGGTGACACCACCTACACCAAGGTCTTTGTTGGGGGGCTCGCCTGGGAGACGCACAGCGACACCATGCGCCGCCATTTCGACCAGTTCGGCCAGATTCTCGAGGCCGTCGTTATTATTGATAAGAACTCCGGCCGATCCAAAGGTTATGGCTTT GTGACTTTCCGCGAACCAGAGGCCGCTGCTCGGGCCTGTGCTGATCCAACTCCAATTATCGATGGCAGGCGCGCTAATTGTAATTTGGCTTCACTCCGGCAGTCCAGGCCACCTATGCCTTATG GATGTCCAAGACCAGCTTCTCCATACATTGGAGGCGTGCAAGCTACCCGTGGGGCTTACATTGGAGGATATGGCTACCAGCAGCCTCTTTCTTACAACTATCAACAAGGATTAGTTTATCCTCCATATGG GTATGCAACATATGGACCTGACTACGCTTATTCACAG GGTTTATACAACCCCTATGTGGGTCAGCAATATCTTCAAATATACGGACTTCCAGGGACAGCTAAtacttctccttatccttatgAACAACTGGGTCAAACCATTCCTGGTGGTCAGGGTTATCCAACAGTTCACGGATATGCAATGCCTGCTCAGCAGATAATCCAGTTTGGTGCACCCAGTGTTAATGCAGTCACAACTTCCCCAGTCCCtcaagttcaagcagcatatCCTACGG GTATTCTTAGATTGCAGCAGGACTAA
- the LOC103409399 gene encoding uncharacterized protein isoform X6, protein MAYQSSGSSSSPSGFQFPNSSSPFGDTTYTKVFVGGLAWETHSDTMRRHFDQFGQILEAVVIIDKNSGRSKGYGFVTFREPEAAARACADPTPIIDGRRANCNLASLRQSRPPMPYGCPRPASPYIGGVQATRGAYIGGYGYQQPLSYNYQQGLVYPPYGYATYGPDYAYSQGLYNPYVGQQYLQIYGLPGTANTSPYPYEQLGQTIPGGQGYPTVHGYAMPAQQIIQFGAPSVNAVTTSPVPQVQAAYPTGMVASVVAQPHFILSAPPQYMQGSGSEQRAG, encoded by the exons ATGGCGTATCAGAGTTCTGGGTCGAGTTCTAGTCCCTCTGGATTCCAATTCCCCAATTCCAGTTCCCCTTTTGGTGACACCACCTACACCAAGGTCTTTGTTGGGGGGCTCGCCTGGGAGACGCACAGCGACACCATGCGCCGCCATTTCGACCAGTTCGGCCAGATTCTCGAGGCCGTCGTTATTATTGATAAGAACTCCGGCCGATCCAAAGGTTATGGCTTT GTGACTTTCCGCGAACCAGAGGCCGCTGCTCGGGCCTGTGCTGATCCAACTCCAATTATCGATGGCAGGCGCGCTAATTGTAATTTGGCTTCACTCCGGCAGTCCAGGCCACCTATGCCTTATG GATGTCCAAGACCAGCTTCTCCATACATTGGAGGCGTGCAAGCTACCCGTGGGGCTTACATTGGAGGATATGGCTACCAGCAGCCTCTTTCTTACAACTATCAACAAGGATTAGTTTATCCTCCATATGG GTATGCAACATATGGACCTGACTACGCTTATTCACAG GGTTTATACAACCCCTATGTGGGTCAGCAATATCTTCAAATATACGGACTTCCAGGGACAGCTAAtacttctccttatccttatgAACAACTGGGTCAAACCATTCCTGGTGGTCAGGGTTATCCAACAGTTCACGGATATGCAATGCCTGCTCAGCAGATAATCCAGTTTGGTGCACCCAGTGTTAATGCAGTCACAACTTCCCCAGTCCCtcaagttcaagcagcatatCCTACGG GTATGGTAGCAAGTGTTGTGGCACAACCACATTTTATATTATCTGCTCCTCCTCAATATATGCAGGGTAGTGGTTCTGAGCAGAGAGCTGGGTGA
- the LOC103409399 gene encoding uncharacterized protein isoform X11, with amino-acid sequence MALVQVTFREPEAAARACADPTPIIDGRRANCNLASLRQSRPPMPYGCPRPASPYIGGVQATRGAYIGGYGYQQPLSYNYQQGLVYPPYGACNSKYAMPCRFPKSGDEKVIVAEDMCPDQCLLNRYATYGPDYAYSQGLYNPYVGQQYLQIYGLPGTANTSPYPYEQLGQTIPGGQGYPTVHGYAMPAQQIIQFGAPSVNAVTTSPVPQVQAAYPTGILRLQQD; translated from the exons ATGGCTTT GGTTCAGGTGACTTTCCGCGAACCAGAGGCCGCTGCTCGGGCCTGTGCTGATCCAACTCCAATTATCGATGGCAGGCGCGCTAATTGTAATTTGGCTTCACTCCGGCAGTCCAGGCCACCTATGCCTTATG GATGTCCAAGACCAGCTTCTCCATACATTGGAGGCGTGCAAGCTACCCGTGGGGCTTACATTGGAGGATATGGCTACCAGCAGCCTCTTTCTTACAACTATCAACAAGGATTAGTTTATCCTCCATATGG TGCGTGCAATTCAAAATATGCAATGCCATGTAGATTTCCAAAATCAG GAGACGAAAAAGTGATAGTTGCAGAGGATATGTGCCCAGATCAATGTTTATTGAACAG GTATGCAACATATGGACCTGACTACGCTTATTCACAG GGTTTATACAACCCCTATGTGGGTCAGCAATATCTTCAAATATACGGACTTCCAGGGACAGCTAAtacttctccttatccttatgAACAACTGGGTCAAACCATTCCTGGTGGTCAGGGTTATCCAACAGTTCACGGATATGCAATGCCTGCTCAGCAGATAATCCAGTTTGGTGCACCCAGTGTTAATGCAGTCACAACTTCCCCAGTCCCtcaagttcaagcagcatatCCTACGG GTATTCTTAGATTGCAGCAGGACTAA
- the LOC103409399 gene encoding uncharacterized protein isoform X10: protein MALVQVTFREPEAAARACADPTPIIDGRRANCNLASLRQSRPPMPYGCPRPASPYIGGVQATRGAYIGGYGYQQPLSYNYQQGLVYPPYGACNSKYAMPCRFPKSGDEKVIVAEDMCPDQCLLNRYATYGPDYAYSQGLYNPYVGQQYLQIYGLPGTANTSPYPYEQLGQTIPGGQGYPTVHGYAMPAQQIIQFGAPSVNAVTTSPVPQVQAAYPTGMVASVVAQPHFILSAPPQYMQGSGSEQRAG from the exons ATGGCTTT GGTTCAGGTGACTTTCCGCGAACCAGAGGCCGCTGCTCGGGCCTGTGCTGATCCAACTCCAATTATCGATGGCAGGCGCGCTAATTGTAATTTGGCTTCACTCCGGCAGTCCAGGCCACCTATGCCTTATG GATGTCCAAGACCAGCTTCTCCATACATTGGAGGCGTGCAAGCTACCCGTGGGGCTTACATTGGAGGATATGGCTACCAGCAGCCTCTTTCTTACAACTATCAACAAGGATTAGTTTATCCTCCATATGG TGCGTGCAATTCAAAATATGCAATGCCATGTAGATTTCCAAAATCAG GAGACGAAAAAGTGATAGTTGCAGAGGATATGTGCCCAGATCAATGTTTATTGAACAG GTATGCAACATATGGACCTGACTACGCTTATTCACAG GGTTTATACAACCCCTATGTGGGTCAGCAATATCTTCAAATATACGGACTTCCAGGGACAGCTAAtacttctccttatccttatgAACAACTGGGTCAAACCATTCCTGGTGGTCAGGGTTATCCAACAGTTCACGGATATGCAATGCCTGCTCAGCAGATAATCCAGTTTGGTGCACCCAGTGTTAATGCAGTCACAACTTCCCCAGTCCCtcaagttcaagcagcatatCCTACGG GTATGGTAGCAAGTGTTGTGGCACAACCACATTTTATATTATCTGCTCCTCCTCAATATATGCAGGGTAGTGGTTCTGAGCAGAGAGCTGGGTGA